From Aquisalimonas asiatica, the proteins below share one genomic window:
- a CDS encoding ArsA family ATPase, with protein sequence MGALASLRESRVVFVGGKGGVGKTSTAGALGVLAANRGKRCLVVSTDPAHSLGDLFDREIGDRITGLTAGLWGLEIDPDAQARRHVDAVTEHMKQLAAPEMHKELERQMHMARHSPGAAEAALLERIASIILSAEDEYDLLIFDTAPTGHTLRLLSLPEAMAAWTDGLLAHNKRSEELGKVLKHLTPGQGRADVPTPFDDPQEDPFEGMDRRTRRIAETLLERRRLFHRARRVITDAATTSFVFVLTPERLPILETARAVQALREFSIPVRGAIVNRVIPADADGSFLARRREREERYLQEIDSTLTGLDTVRVPMFAEDIQGLPSLDALAALLEEQGL encoded by the coding sequence ATGGGTGCGCTGGCGTCATTGCGGGAGAGCCGTGTCGTCTTTGTCGGGGGCAAGGGGGGCGTCGGCAAGACCAGCACCGCGGGAGCCCTTGGCGTGCTCGCGGCCAATCGCGGCAAACGGTGTCTGGTGGTCTCCACGGACCCCGCCCACTCCCTGGGCGATCTGTTCGATCGTGAAATCGGCGACCGGATCACGGGGCTGACCGCCGGCCTCTGGGGGCTGGAGATCGACCCCGATGCACAGGCACGTCGTCATGTGGATGCGGTGACCGAGCACATGAAGCAGCTGGCCGCACCCGAGATGCACAAGGAGCTCGAACGGCAGATGCACATGGCGCGTCACTCTCCCGGTGCGGCCGAGGCGGCGCTGCTGGAGCGCATCGCCAGTATCATCCTCAGTGCCGAGGACGAGTACGACCTGCTGATCTTCGACACGGCGCCCACCGGGCACACCCTGCGCCTGCTGAGCCTGCCCGAGGCCATGGCGGCGTGGACCGACGGGCTGCTGGCGCACAACAAGCGCTCCGAGGAACTGGGCAAGGTGCTCAAGCACCTCACACCGGGGCAGGGGCGGGCTGATGTCCCCACTCCTTTCGACGACCCGCAGGAAGATCCTTTCGAAGGCATGGACCGGCGCACCCGGCGGATCGCGGAGACACTGCTGGAGCGCCGGCGGCTGTTCCACCGTGCGCGCCGCGTCATTACCGACGCCGCCACCACTTCGTTCGTGTTCGTGCTGACGCCGGAGCGGTTGCCCATTCTCGAGACCGCACGGGCGGTGCAGGCGCTCCGGGAGTTCAGCATCCCCGTGCGCGGAGCCATCGTGAACCGTGTCATTCCCGCCGATGCCGATGGCAGTTTTCTGGCCAGGCGGCGGGAGCGCGAAGAGCGCTACCTCCAGGAGATCGATTCCACGCTGACCGGGCTCGATACGGTCCGGGTACCGATGTTTGCCGAGGACATCCAGGGGTTGCCCAGCCTGGACGCGCTCGCTGCCCTGCTGGAGGAGCAGGGCCTTTAG
- a CDS encoding glutathione S-transferase family protein codes for MLKLYGFSVSNYYNVAKAALLEKGLAFEEVAAWTPLNDDFLRKSPMGKVPFLETDQGVFTEAQVILDYLEEVQPEPPLLPADPFQRAKVREISRVIELYMELPARRVYPAAFFGGQVSNETCDEARATLRKGAAALAALTGFDGYLSGDRFGQADATAVMHLPLLRDAGRKLLDVDVYETLPGVKDYLARMRERDSVKAVLADQKAGMEAFIKRKQG; via the coding sequence ATGCTCAAGCTTTACGGGTTTTCCGTCAGCAATTATTACAATGTGGCGAAGGCGGCGCTGCTGGAAAAGGGGCTCGCGTTCGAGGAGGTCGCCGCATGGACTCCGCTGAACGATGACTTCCTCAGGAAGAGCCCCATGGGCAAGGTGCCGTTCCTGGAGACGGATCAGGGGGTGTTCACCGAGGCCCAGGTGATTCTCGACTACCTGGAGGAGGTGCAGCCGGAACCCCCGCTCCTGCCGGCGGACCCGTTTCAGCGCGCCAAAGTGCGGGAGATCAGTCGGGTGATCGAGCTCTACATGGAGTTGCCGGCGCGGCGGGTCTACCCGGCGGCTTTCTTCGGTGGGCAGGTCAGCAACGAGACGTGCGACGAGGCGCGTGCCACCCTGCGCAAGGGCGCCGCGGCCCTGGCTGCGCTGACCGGGTTTGATGGCTACCTCAGCGGCGACCGGTTCGGCCAGGCGGATGCCACCGCCGTCATGCATCTGCCCTTGCTGCGGGATGCCGGCCGGAAGCTTCTGGATGTCGACGTCTACGAGACGCTGCCCGGCGTCAAGGACTACCTTGCAAGAATGCGCGAGCGTGATTCGGTGAAAGCCGTTCTGGCGGACCAGAAGGCCGGCATGGAGGCCTTCATTAAACGCAAGCAGGGCTGA
- a CDS encoding cory-CC-star protein: MTDEEQTPPRGQRPRGGSGHKSLRDWLRTATYYAEEYYSARYRATIARARRDEDDLFMLLVFSEMMGVPNPASYYTMELQPLLLERFHDWHKRMGMERSPLDHFRCC; this comes from the coding sequence ATGACTGATGAGGAGCAGACCCCGCCCCGCGGCCAACGGCCGCGGGGCGGATCCGGACACAAGAGCCTTCGCGATTGGCTGCGTACGGCCACCTATTATGCGGAGGAGTACTACTCGGCCCGGTACCGGGCCACCATCGCCCGGGCGCGACGGGATGAGGACGATCTCTTCATGCTGCTCGTCTTCTCGGAGATGATGGGCGTGCCGAATCCGGCCAGTTACTACACCATGGAGCTTCAACCCCTGCTGCTTGAACGGTTTCATGACTGGCACAAGCGGATGGGGATGGAGCGCTCCCCCCTCGATCATTTCCGGTGCTGCTGA
- a CDS encoding SDR family oxidoreductase has translation MRQRILITGASSGLGWGMAREFAARGHDLALCARRSDRLDALRQELEVENPAVRVAIHPLDVCDHDAVFAVFRTFREQLGGIDRVIVNAGMGKGQPLGTGYFHANRQTAETNFVAALAQFEAALEIFREQNHGHLVAVSSISAMRGMPRNLTTYAATKAGLAALAEGVRVELRNTPIRVTTVFPGFIRSEINEKAEKTPFMIDAETGCRLLVRAIDREKETASVPAWPWAPIGWLLRNLPLPLAARLM, from the coding sequence ATGCGACAACGGATTCTGATCACCGGGGCGAGTTCCGGGCTGGGCTGGGGAATGGCCCGGGAGTTTGCAGCGCGGGGGCACGACCTCGCGCTCTGTGCGCGGCGGAGCGATCGCCTGGACGCGCTGCGCCAGGAGCTCGAGGTGGAGAACCCCGCCGTGCGGGTGGCCATCCATCCCCTGGACGTGTGTGACCACGATGCCGTCTTCGCCGTGTTCCGGACCTTCCGTGAGCAGCTGGGAGGCATCGACCGGGTGATCGTCAATGCGGGCATGGGCAAGGGACAACCCCTGGGCACGGGGTATTTCCATGCCAACCGCCAGACCGCCGAGACCAACTTCGTCGCAGCCCTGGCCCAGTTCGAAGCGGCCCTGGAAATCTTCCGGGAGCAGAATCACGGGCACCTGGTTGCGGTATCCTCCATCAGCGCCATGCGGGGCATGCCCCGTAACCTCACCACCTATGCCGCGACCAAGGCCGGCCTCGCTGCGCTGGCCGAGGGTGTGCGCGTGGAGCTGCGGAACACGCCCATCCGCGTGACGACCGTGTTCCCGGGGTTCATCCGCTCGGAGATCAACGAAAAGGCGGAGAAGACGCCCTTCATGATCGATGCGGAGACGGGCTGCCGCCTGTTGGTGCGCGCCATCGACCGGGAAAAAGAGACCGCCAGCGTGCCTGCATGGCCCTGGGCGCCGATCGGCTGGTTATTGCGGAACCTGCCGTTGCCGCTCGCGGCGCGCTTGATGTGA
- a CDS encoding AI-2E family transporter, translated as MTDHEPRDRHTMPEGLRVPVYGLFVLGVLYTMYLAHQVFLPITLAVLASLLLAPPVAALARRGVPKVVGAMVMLILLVTVVGGVGAYVSGPIMDWMEEAPEGVGNLLFSDHGLHDAYQRMTDSARQVEEAVEEFADEEGVERTTVVLESESWRGQLMIGARNNAVAIALALTLSYFLLVSGESLVRNLVSQLATRERRRTVLRVIRDSQREIARYLAVITVSNSAVGVLTALMLWALGLPSPVVWGVIATLLRFVPYLGVLVTTVALAIISAISMDDPLMMMAAPVGYLLLSSLVGFVLEPYVHGYRMDINPIIIFLGIFFWGWLWGAIGVLLAVPLMTVIMVLLRQIDGLRPLYRIIAR; from the coding sequence ATGACAGACCACGAACCGCGCGACCGCCACACCATGCCTGAAGGGCTTCGCGTGCCCGTGTACGGGCTGTTCGTGCTGGGCGTGCTGTACACCATGTATCTTGCCCACCAGGTCTTCCTGCCCATTACGCTCGCGGTGCTGGCCAGTCTTCTGCTGGCCCCCCCGGTTGCGGCACTGGCGCGGCGGGGGGTGCCGAAAGTGGTCGGCGCAATGGTCATGCTGATTCTGCTGGTGACCGTGGTCGGCGGTGTCGGTGCCTACGTGTCTGGCCCCATCATGGACTGGATGGAAGAGGCGCCGGAGGGGGTCGGGAATCTGCTGTTCTCCGACCACGGCCTGCACGATGCCTACCAGCGCATGACCGACTCCGCGAGGCAGGTGGAAGAGGCGGTCGAGGAGTTTGCCGACGAGGAAGGCGTGGAGCGGACCACGGTCGTGCTGGAATCGGAGTCCTGGCGCGGGCAGTTGATGATTGGTGCCAGGAACAACGCTGTCGCCATCGCGCTGGCGCTGACGCTGAGTTACTTTCTCCTGGTCAGTGGCGAGTCGCTGGTCCGGAACCTTGTTTCCCAGCTTGCAACCCGGGAGCGGCGGCGCACGGTACTGCGCGTCATCCGTGACTCCCAGCGGGAGATTGCCCGCTATCTGGCGGTGATCACCGTGAGCAACAGCGCCGTGGGGGTCTTGACTGCGCTGATGCTCTGGGCGCTGGGGCTGCCATCACCGGTGGTCTGGGGCGTCATCGCGACGCTGCTGCGATTCGTGCCCTATCTCGGTGTGCTGGTAACCACCGTGGCGCTCGCGATCATCTCCGCGATCAGCATGGACGACCCGCTGATGATGATGGCGGCACCTGTCGGTTACCTGTTGCTGAGCAGCCTGGTTGGGTTCGTGCTGGAGCCTTACGTTCATGGCTATCGCATGGATATCAACCCGATCATCATCTTCCTCGGCATCTTCTTCTGGGGCTGGCTGTGGGGGGCCATCGGCGTGCTGCTCGCGGTGCCGCTGATGACGGTCATCATGGTGCTGCTGCGCCAGATTGATGGCCTCAGACCACTCTACCGGATCATTGCCCGATGA
- a CDS encoding pseudouridine synthase — translation MCETAPRPLTVLYRDDHFIAIDKPAGTLVHRTRLSDASHAALQQLRDQIGQRINPVHRLDRPTSGVLLFAFTGEMTRALQETFDSGSVEKAYLALVRGYTEASGEIDRPLRQAPHKPERPARTRYQRLRTAEAPFPAGRYATARYSLVRAEPLTGRLHQIRRHFAHLRHPIIGDTTHGDGKQNKAFRARFDEHRLMLMARSIRLPHPVTGEDIHIEAPLPTAFTRIFTQLGWPAIADQPDVD, via the coding sequence ATGTGTGAAACCGCTCCACGCCCGTTGACTGTGCTCTACCGGGATGACCATTTCATTGCCATCGACAAGCCTGCCGGCACCCTGGTGCACCGGACCCGCTTGTCGGACGCCTCCCATGCCGCGCTACAGCAGCTACGGGATCAGATCGGCCAACGGATCAATCCCGTCCACCGACTGGATCGCCCCACATCCGGCGTACTGCTGTTCGCGTTCACGGGAGAGATGACCCGGGCACTGCAAGAGACCTTCGACAGCGGCAGCGTGGAGAAGGCGTATCTGGCGCTTGTCCGGGGGTACACCGAGGCCAGTGGCGAAATCGATCGACCGCTGCGCCAGGCACCGCACAAGCCCGAACGGCCGGCCCGGACCCGCTACCAGCGTCTGCGGACGGCCGAAGCGCCGTTCCCGGCCGGCCGCTACGCCACGGCCCGGTACTCGCTGGTCAGGGCCGAGCCCCTGACCGGACGGCTGCATCAGATCCGCCGTCATTTCGCGCATCTGCGCCACCCCATCATCGGTGACACGACCCATGGGGACGGCAAACAGAACAAGGCCTTCCGCGCGCGGTTCGACGAGCATCGGCTGATGCTCATGGCGCGCTCCATCCGGTTGCCGCACCCGGTCACGGGAGAAGACATCCACATCGAAGCCCCCCTGCCGACGGCCTTTACCCGGATCTTCACGCAGCTGGGCTGGCCAGCCATCGCCGACCAGCCCGACGTCGACTGA